A genomic segment from Aegilops tauschii subsp. strangulata cultivar AL8/78 chromosome 1, Aet v6.0, whole genome shotgun sequence encodes:
- the LOC123494493 gene encoding uncharacterized protein codes for MFHEQNFGRVQDKEKFEKELARLKSEHERELTKLRTENDKLCIEYTKLIDDVSKMFDWQDGRVDKKVYQKQVEEEELEKKKKELEEKAMLEVQMEKLKLAKEQRCILQSQADIIKNTRKAMKAVEVDRDVLKKEKAKLELVVAELLKEGYGSKEKLEQIKAILES; via the coding sequence ATGTTCCATGAGCAGAACTTTGGAAGGGTACAGGACAAGGAGAAGTTTGAGAAGGAGTTGGCCAGGCTTAAGAGTGAACATGAAAGGGAGTTGACCAAGCTTAGGACTGAAAATGACAAGCTTTGCATTGAGTACACCAAGCTTATTGATGATGTATCCAAGATGTTTGATTGGCAGGATGGTAGGGTGGACAAGAAGGTGTACCAGAAACAAGTGGAGGAGGAAGAacttgagaagaagaagaaggagctaGAGGAGAAAGCTATGTTGGAGGTGCAGATGGAAAAGCTCAAACTTGCAAAAGAGCAGAGGTGTATTTTGCAGAGCCAAGCTGATATCATCAAGAACACCAGGAAGGCTATGAAGGCTGTTGAAGTTGACAGAGATGTTCTTAAGAAGGAGAAGGCAAAGCTTGAGCTTGTTGTTGCTGAGCTACTGAAAGAAGGGTATGGCAGCAAGGAGAAGTTAGAGCAAATCAAGGCCATCCTTGAGTCTTGA